A genomic window from Xenorhabdus cabanillasii includes:
- the hrpA gene encoding ATP-dependent RNA helicase HrpA, whose translation MESPLTAPIAELYAELEHTLLRDQFRLKKRLQGAAKIKNQASLQAVAQSISADIAAAKQKITHRQTACPPIKYPENLPVSQKKKDIYKAIRDNQVVIIAGETGSGKTTQIPKICLELGRGVKGLIGHTQPRRLAARSVASRIADELETPLGSTVGYKVRFNDQVSDNTLVKLMTDGILLAELQQDRLLLQYDTLIIDEAHERSLNIDFILGYLRQLLPKRPDLKVIITSATIDPERFSRHFNNAPIIEVSGRTYPVEVRYRPVAGDDNDSDRDQLEAIIDAVNELSRESSGDILVFMSGEREIRDTADALNKQNFPHTEVLPLFARLSNSEQNRIFQPHVGRRIILATNVAETSLTVPGIKYVIDTGYARISRYSYRTKVQRLPIEPISQASANQRKGRCGRVSDGICIRLYSEEDYLSRPEFTDPEILRTNLASVILQMTSIGLGDISAFPFVEAPDKRNIQDGVRLLEELGAIDTETSSGGIYRLTQIGRQLAQLPVDPRLARMVLEARTHGCVREVMVITSALSIQDPRERPLEKQQASDEKHRRFADKDSDFIAFLKLWDFLAEQQKALSSSQFRKLCRQDYLNYLRVREWQDVYTQLRQVVKEIGIPVNSQEADYRSIHIALLTGLLSHIGQKDMEKQEYTGARNARFSVFPGSGLFKKPPKWAMVAELVETSRLWGRIAARIEPEWIEPLAAHLIKRHYSEPHWQKSQGAVMASEKVTLYGLPIVAGRLVNYSQIDPMLCRELFIRHALVEGDWQTRHSFFRANLKLREEIEELEHKSRRRDILVDDETLFSFYDQRIGKDVVSSRHFDRWWKTISKDQPELLNFEKSMLIKGDTNKISALDYPNYWYQDNLKFRLTYQFEPGTDADGVTIHIPLPVLNQVRDESFDWQIPGIRRELVVALIKSLPKPTRRNFVPAPNYAQAFLERVTQPQATLLDSLEKELRRMTGVAVPRDEWQPKQVPDHLKMTFRIIGEKNKTLAEGKDLSALKLKLKDKVQETLSAVADDGIEQSGLHIWSFGVLPERYEQKRGGYSVKAFPALVDEKDSIGIKLFETESEQQNAMWEGTRRLLLLNIPSPIKYLHEKLPNKSKLGLYFNPYGKVLDLIDDCISSGVDRLIAENGGPAWNEQAFASLQNKVRADLNDTVVEIAKQVEQILTTVFAINKRLKGRVDIALALALSDIKEQISGLVFKGFVTTHGWKRLADVLRYLNGIERRLEKLATDPNKDRAHMSRIENIQQQWQRWLAKLSVQQKQLPEVKEIRWMIEELRISLFAQQLGTAYPISDKRILQAMENIVA comes from the coding sequence GTGGAATCACCTTTGACAGCACCAATTGCTGAATTATATGCTGAACTTGAGCACACACTGTTGCGCGATCAGTTTCGTTTAAAAAAACGTCTGCAAGGAGCAGCAAAAATAAAAAATCAAGCCTCCTTACAGGCTGTAGCTCAATCTATTTCTGCGGATATTGCAGCAGCAAAACAAAAAATTACCCATCGTCAAACCGCATGTCCTCCGATTAAATACCCTGAAAACCTGCCTGTCAGCCAGAAGAAAAAAGATATCTATAAAGCAATCAGGGATAACCAGGTTGTCATTATTGCAGGGGAAACAGGCTCCGGTAAAACCACCCAGATCCCGAAAATATGTCTTGAATTGGGCAGAGGGGTAAAAGGACTGATTGGTCATACTCAGCCCCGTCGTTTAGCGGCTCGTTCGGTTGCCAGCCGTATTGCGGATGAACTGGAAACACCGCTTGGTTCAACAGTGGGTTACAAAGTTCGCTTTAATGATCAGGTTAGTGACAATACGCTGGTCAAATTGATGACTGACGGTATTTTGCTGGCTGAATTGCAGCAGGATCGTTTGCTATTGCAATACGATACGCTGATTATTGATGAAGCGCATGAACGTAGTCTGAACATTGATTTTATCTTAGGTTATCTGCGTCAGTTATTGCCGAAACGCCCTGATTTGAAAGTCATTATTACCTCCGCGACTATCGACCCTGAACGATTCTCCCGCCACTTCAATAATGCTCCGATTATTGAAGTGTCAGGCCGTACTTATCCGGTGGAAGTCCGTTACCGTCCGGTGGCAGGTGATGATAATGACAGTGATCGGGATCAGCTGGAGGCTATTATTGATGCGGTAAATGAGTTAAGCCGGGAAAGCTCTGGTGATATTTTGGTCTTTATGAGCGGGGAGCGGGAAATCCGCGATACTGCGGATGCACTCAATAAACAGAATTTTCCGCATACTGAAGTGTTGCCGCTGTTTGCCCGTCTGTCCAATAGCGAACAGAACCGGATCTTCCAACCACATGTTGGGCGACGCATTATACTGGCAACTAACGTCGCAGAAACATCATTGACTGTCCCCGGAATAAAATATGTCATCGATACCGGGTACGCACGTATTAGCCGTTATAGTTATCGGACTAAAGTTCAACGTTTGCCGATAGAGCCAATTTCACAAGCATCAGCAAATCAACGTAAAGGCCGCTGTGGTCGTGTTTCTGATGGGATCTGTATTCGACTCTATTCAGAAGAAGATTACTTATCCCGCCCGGAATTTACCGATCCTGAAATTCTGCGCACCAATCTGGCATCGGTTATTTTGCAGATGACCTCGATTGGCTTAGGAGATATCAGTGCTTTTCCATTTGTTGAAGCACCGGATAAACGCAACATCCAGGATGGTGTCCGTTTGTTGGAAGAACTTGGTGCCATTGATACGGAAACCTCATCTGGCGGGATTTACCGGCTGACACAAATAGGACGGCAGCTTGCACAATTGCCTGTCGATCCTCGTCTGGCTCGTATGGTATTGGAAGCACGAACTCATGGTTGTGTGCGGGAAGTGATGGTGATTACTTCAGCATTATCCATTCAGGATCCGCGGGAAAGGCCACTGGAAAAACAGCAGGCTTCGGATGAAAAACATCGTCGTTTTGCCGATAAAGATTCCGACTTTATCGCTTTCCTGAAATTGTGGGATTTTCTGGCAGAACAGCAAAAAGCACTTTCCAGCTCCCAGTTTCGCAAACTTTGCCGTCAGGATTACCTGAATTATCTGCGGGTCAGGGAGTGGCAGGATGTTTACACTCAGCTCCGGCAGGTTGTCAAAGAGATTGGTATTCCAGTCAACAGTCAGGAAGCGGATTATCGCAGCATTCACATTGCGTTACTGACAGGATTATTATCTCATATAGGTCAGAAAGATATGGAGAAACAAGAATATACCGGTGCCCGTAATGCCCGGTTCTCTGTATTTCCCGGCTCTGGATTATTTAAAAAACCGCCTAAGTGGGCGATGGTCGCTGAATTGGTAGAGACCAGCCGGCTTTGGGGGCGTATTGCTGCGCGCATTGAACCGGAATGGATAGAGCCTCTGGCAGCTCATTTAATCAAACGTCACTATAGCGAACCGCACTGGCAGAAATCTCAAGGTGCGGTCATGGCATCAGAAAAAGTGACATTATATGGCTTGCCGATTGTGGCAGGTCGTTTGGTCAATTACAGTCAGATTGATCCGATGCTATGCCGTGAATTATTTATCCGCCATGCACTGGTGGAAGGGGATTGGCAGACTCGTCATTCATTCTTCCGCGCTAATCTCAAGTTACGTGAAGAAATTGAAGAGCTGGAACATAAATCTCGTCGCCGGGATATTCTGGTGGATGATGAGACTTTATTTAGTTTTTACGATCAACGAATTGGCAAAGACGTGGTTTCTTCCCGCCATTTCGATCGCTGGTGGAAAACTATAAGTAAAGATCAGCCGGAACTGCTCAATTTTGAAAAGAGCATGTTGATTAAAGGCGATACCAATAAAATCAGTGCGTTGGATTATCCGAATTACTGGTATCAGGATAATTTGAAATTCCGCCTAACATATCAATTTGAACCGGGAACTGATGCGGATGGTGTCACTATACATATTCCGTTACCGGTATTAAATCAGGTCAGGGATGAAAGTTTTGACTGGCAAATTCCAGGAATTCGCCGTGAGTTGGTTGTGGCATTGATTAAATCGCTGCCGAAACCAACCCGGCGTAATTTTGTTCCCGCACCGAATTATGCGCAGGCATTTTTGGAGCGAGTAACGCAGCCACAGGCGACTTTGCTGGATAGTCTTGAGAAAGAACTTCGTCGCATGACAGGCGTGGCGGTGCCACGTGATGAGTGGCAACCGAAGCAGGTTCCTGATCACTTGAAAATGACTTTCCGCATTATTGGTGAAAAAAATAAAACCCTGGCGGAAGGAAAAGATCTTTCGGCACTGAAGCTGAAACTGAAAGATAAAGTACAGGAAACACTTTCGGCGGTAGCAGATGATGGCATTGAGCAAAGCGGGCTACATATCTGGAGTTTTGGAGTGCTGCCTGAGCGCTATGAGCAGAAACGCGGTGGCTATTCCGTTAAAGCATTTCCTGCGTTGGTGGATGAGAAAGACAGTATTGGTATTAAATTGTTTGAAACGGAGTCTGAACAGCAAAATGCGATGTGGGAGGGAACTCGTCGATTACTGCTATTGAATATTCCTTCACCGATTAAATACCTGCACGAAAAGTTGCCGAATAAATCCAAACTTGGTCTCTATTTCAACCCGTATGGAAAAGTGTTGGATTTGATTGATGACTGTATTTCCAGTGGCGTAGACAGATTAATCGCAGAAAATGGCGGGCCAGCATGGAATGAACAGGCGTTTGCAAGTTTACAGAATAAAGTTCGTGCCGATTTGAATGATACAGTGGTTGAAATTGCCAAACAGGTAGAACAGATCCTGACGACGGTTTTTGCTATTAATAAGCGTTTGAAAGGGCGGGTCGATATCGCTCTGGCACTGGCTTTATCCGATATTAAAGAACAAATTTCTGGTTTGGTCTTTAAAGGATTTGTCACAACCCACGGCTGGAAACGTCTGGCGGATGTTCTGCGTTACCTGAATGGTATCGAACGTCGGTTGGAAAAACTGGCGACTGATCCAAACAAGGATAGGGCACACATGAGCCGGATTGAAAATATCCAACAACAATGGCAGCGGTGGTTAGCGAAGCTTTCTGTCCAGCAGAAGCAATTGCCGGAAGTGAAAGAGATCCGCTGGATGATCGAAGAACTGCGTATCAGTCTGTTCGCTCAACAATTGGGTACAGCGTATCCGATATCTGATAAGCGTATTTTGCAGGCGATGGAAAATATCGTTGCGTAA
- a CDS encoding FMN-dependent NADH-azoreductase — translation MSNVLVLKSSIMAQNSQSNKIADSFIKAWQANHPNSHISTRDLAANPVPVLDGELVGALRPNGAELTERQKAALALSDELIAELKAHDVIVITAPMYNFSIPTQLKTYFDLIARAGVTFRYTEAGPEGLLKGKRVIVLTSRGGIHKNSPSDLMTPYLSVFLGFIGITDVEFVFTEGLAMGEELANQAHQNARDAITEIVERMTQKQPEKIVA, via the coding sequence ATGAGCAACGTACTGGTTCTGAAATCCAGCATTATGGCGCAAAATTCACAAAGCAATAAAATAGCTGACTCTTTTATCAAAGCCTGGCAGGCCAATCATCCAAATAGTCATATTAGCACACGTGATCTGGCTGCAAATCCGGTTCCGGTACTGGATGGAGAATTAGTCGGTGCGTTGCGTCCAAATGGTGCTGAGCTGACAGAGCGCCAGAAAGCAGCATTAGCCTTGTCAGATGAACTAATCGCAGAATTAAAAGCACACGATGTCATTGTAATTACAGCACCCATGTACAACTTCTCTATTCCAACTCAATTAAAAACCTATTTCGATTTGATTGCTCGTGCAGGTGTTACTTTCCGTTATACCGAAGCAGGCCCGGAAGGTTTGCTAAAAGGAAAACGCGTTATTGTGCTGACCAGCCGTGGTGGTATTCATAAAAACAGCCCGTCCGACTTGATGACCCCATACCTGAGTGTTTTCCTCGGATTTATTGGTATTACTGATGTGGAATTCGTGTTTACCGAAGGCCTGGCTATGGGTGAAGAGTTAGCAAATCAGGCACATCAGAATGCCCGCGATGCAATAACTGAGATAGTCGAAAGAATGACGCAGAAACAACCAGAAAAAATTGTTGCCTAA
- a CDS encoding YdbL family protein, with amino-acid sequence MKKTGVILLLSLLFSAFAMGMTLNEAKQQGLVGETFSGYLAPVKNSQDALSVVRKINSEREKRYAEIAAQNNMTTDQVAKIAGEKLVNRAEAGEFVLGINGHWVKK; translated from the coding sequence ATGAAAAAAACAGGAGTAATACTTTTGTTAAGCCTGCTATTCAGTGCTTTTGCCATGGGTATGACGTTGAATGAAGCAAAACAGCAAGGTCTGGTAGGAGAAACATTCAGCGGTTATCTGGCACCGGTCAAGAATTCTCAGGATGCACTGTCCGTGGTCAGAAAAATCAATAGTGAGCGGGAAAAAAGATATGCTGAGATTGCCGCTCAAAACAATATGACAACGGATCAGGTGGCGAAAATAGCGGGTGAAAAATTAGTTAATCGTGCAGAAGCAGGGGAGTTTGTGCTTGGTATTAATGGTCATTGGGTGAAGAAATAA
- a CDS encoding YnbE family lipoprotein produces MITKSGLKFSIVISGMVLICSGLAGCVRLEVATPDKPININMNVKIEHEIHIKVDRQIEDMLKNNADLF; encoded by the coding sequence ATGATAACAAAGAGTGGACTCAAATTTTCGATAGTCATTAGTGGTATGGTATTGATCTGTTCAGGCCTGGCAGGGTGTGTCAGGTTGGAAGTGGCAACACCAGATAAGCCTATCAATATCAATATGAATGTCAAAATTGAGCATGAAATTCATATCAAAGTCGATCGGCAGATTGAAGATATGCTCAAAAACAACGCTGACTTATTCTAA
- a CDS encoding DUF4334 domain-containing protein, giving the protein MNTKQIFDELRSREKIEDESELLNFFDALPEVRVGEILSKWKGGDFNTGHWGHESLIEMNWFGKWFKSKFDAIPLVCFNNDGKLFSNHIMKGEASLWEVEFRGKSSATMIYDGIPIFDHFRKVDDNTLLGVMNGKPIEGFPDIVFNGKYYYFYLERLADFPVEFTEEK; this is encoded by the coding sequence ATGAATACCAAACAGATTTTCGATGAACTCCGTTCCAGAGAAAAAATTGAAGATGAAAGCGAATTGCTTAATTTTTTTGATGCACTTCCTGAGGTGCGGGTTGGTGAAATATTAAGTAAGTGGAAAGGTGGAGACTTCAACACAGGCCACTGGGGCCATGAATCATTGATCGAAATGAATTGGTTCGGTAAATGGTTTAAAAGCAAATTTGATGCAATTCCGCTGGTTTGTTTTAATAATGATGGGAAATTATTTTCCAATCATATAATGAAAGGTGAAGCATCACTTTGGGAAGTTGAATTTAGAGGAAAATCTTCTGCAACAATGATATATGATGGTATTCCTATTTTTGATCACTTCAGGAAAGTTGATGATAACACCCTGCTTGGAGTGATGAATGGGAAGCCCATTGAGGGATTTCCTGACATTGTTTTTAATGGAAAGTATTATTATTTCTATCTTGAGAGATTAGCCGACTTTCCAGTTGAATTTACTGAAGAGAAATAA
- a CDS encoding YdbH family protein: MFAVMIILLVLSVLIGWFTLPRWLPLIASHWLPQGMTLSLTQPKWEKDILLLDHLSLQIQECELLRISGLSAGYSRNKQGTERYWDLHIAEVYSQSQCLSQLPATNTQPAPLSISVSEILSSIPAIKLVIDHFVPAPWQEFAGKLKFDSSRQGHRIEGQLSGSQYSEPLLMELEWQGQNGKFTVTQLNTHTQPKADNVHEKNVHEKNEPQLWAELPWSFSQSQFVIRNGKWRWISAAQPLSGGVDLTLEQWKKGFNGMKVSGRVNLLTQNEFGKGNVVLSIKPTPISLTNAHIPLQLTGQMNRGQMIITMSLPAIVTGSLATPKITFQPGSLFRGWGKVSENFTVKEARLPLAGTYLTRNGFTGRLQAIVTAKESYWGTFRLHFDGYAEDFIPDQGNWNWRYWGNGDLPPLKAKWDISGKGSWKQSQITVNALNTGFDTIEYGLVQMKAPRLQLMKPLVWERSVTKPALMGDLQLSALRTDFRSGSFLPPVEFRATLTGQSPNNFMLNGKLHGKGIGPIPVYGRWDGTRLRGEARWPRQSLLAFQTLIPADLGLIVRGGNIYAQAAFSAARGQGLRAGGHWVVKNAGMWLKNGNVGGVDFVLPWRLQERTWQLGVRSPVQLRIKTVNGLFDMDNVSADLQGFYPPTEIQPLTLSNVNVDMLDGKLRLNKLQLPQKQAAVLNFNKLSVSKLFDVLKVKQLAMSGKISGELPVLLNDNQWIIQQGWIANDGDLTLRLDKDTVDSIGKNDLTAGVAMDWLRYLEISRSKAYVTLDNLGILVLQSEINGVNPVVDKKREVRLNYRHEENIFQLWRSLRFGSNLEEWLEKNISAGS; this comes from the coding sequence GTGTTCGCAGTGATGATAATACTGTTGGTATTATCAGTGTTGATTGGTTGGTTTACACTTCCACGTTGGCTGCCACTGATTGCCAGTCATTGGTTGCCACAGGGGATGACTCTTTCGTTAACTCAACCAAAGTGGGAAAAGGATATATTACTGCTCGATCACTTATCGTTGCAGATACAAGAATGTGAATTGCTCAGGATATCCGGTTTGTCTGCCGGATACTCGCGTAATAAGCAGGGTACAGAGCGCTATTGGGATCTACATATTGCTGAAGTTTATAGTCAGAGCCAATGTTTATCACAATTACCAGCGACGAATACACAGCCTGCGCCACTATCTATATCTGTTAGCGAAATATTGTCCTCTATTCCGGCGATTAAATTGGTCATTGATCACTTTGTTCCTGCACCATGGCAGGAATTTGCCGGAAAGCTCAAATTTGACTCATCACGTCAGGGACATCGGATAGAGGGGCAGTTGTCTGGCAGCCAGTATTCTGAACCTTTGCTGATGGAATTGGAATGGCAGGGGCAGAATGGGAAATTCACAGTTACCCAACTGAACACTCATACCCAACCGAAGGCCGACAATGTACATGAAAAAAATGTACATGAAAAAAACGAACCGCAGCTATGGGCTGAATTACCATGGTCATTCAGTCAATCTCAATTTGTGATCCGGAATGGTAAATGGCGTTGGATAAGTGCGGCTCAACCGTTATCCGGCGGAGTGGATCTTACCCTCGAACAGTGGAAAAAAGGATTTAATGGTATGAAGGTGAGTGGGAGAGTGAATCTGCTCACTCAGAATGAATTTGGTAAGGGTAATGTTGTTCTTTCCATAAAACCGACACCAATCAGCTTAACGAATGCTCATATTCCTCTTCAGTTAACCGGGCAAATGAACAGAGGGCAAATGATCATAACGATGTCGTTGCCGGCAATCGTCACAGGTTCACTGGCTACACCTAAAATTACATTCCAGCCCGGATCACTATTCCGGGGCTGGGGGAAAGTCAGTGAAAATTTTACTGTCAAGGAAGCCCGCTTACCTTTGGCAGGAACTTATTTAACCCGTAATGGTTTCACCGGCCGCTTACAGGCGATAGTAACAGCAAAAGAGAGTTATTGGGGAACATTCAGGCTGCATTTTGATGGTTATGCCGAAGATTTTATACCCGATCAGGGAAACTGGAATTGGCGCTATTGGGGAAATGGTGATTTACCGCCACTGAAGGCGAAATGGGATATCTCAGGTAAAGGAAGCTGGAAGCAATCACAGATAACGGTAAATGCACTAAATACGGGGTTTGATACTATCGAATATGGTCTTGTACAGATGAAGGCTCCGCGTTTACAGTTGATGAAACCGTTGGTATGGGAGCGTTCAGTGACTAAACCTGCATTGATGGGAGATTTACAACTTTCTGCCCTGCGAACGGATTTTCGCTCTGGTAGTTTTTTGCCTCCCGTTGAATTCCGGGCAACCTTGACTGGCCAGTCACCCAATAATTTTATGTTAAACGGTAAATTGCACGGGAAGGGTATTGGGCCAATACCCGTTTATGGGCGTTGGGATGGCACAAGGCTAAGGGGAGAAGCGCGCTGGCCGAGACAATCTTTGCTGGCGTTTCAAACTTTGATCCCTGCTGATTTGGGGCTCATCGTGCGTGGTGGGAATATCTATGCACAAGCCGCATTTTCGGCGGCCAGAGGACAAGGATTACGTGCAGGAGGGCACTGGGTAGTAAAAAATGCGGGTATGTGGCTGAAGAATGGAAACGTTGGTGGGGTGGACTTTGTGTTGCCGTGGCGTTTACAGGAACGTACCTGGCAATTAGGTGTAAGGTCGCCTGTTCAGCTCAGGATAAAGACTGTTAATGGATTATTTGATATGGACAATGTATCAGCGGATTTACAAGGTTTTTATCCTCCGACTGAAATACAGCCGCTAACCTTGTCTAATGTGAATGTTGATATGTTGGATGGCAAGCTCAGGTTAAATAAATTGCAACTGCCCCAAAAACAGGCTGCTGTATTGAACTTTAACAAGTTGAGTGTGAGTAAATTATTCGACGTATTAAAAGTTAAACAACTTGCCATGTCAGGGAAAATCAGCGGTGAATTGCCTGTGTTATTAAATGATAATCAGTGGATTATTCAGCAAGGATGGATAGCTAATGATGGCGATCTGACATTAAGGCTGGACAAGGATACGGTTGACTCTATAGGGAAAAATGATTTAACTGCGGGTGTGGCGATGGATTGGTTGCGTTATCTGGAAATTAGTCGTTCTAAGGCATATGTGACACTTGATAATCTGGGTATTTTGGTACTGCAATCAGAAATCAATGGGGTCAATCCAGTTGTGGATAAAAAACGAGAAGTCAGGCTTAATTATCGCCATGAAGAGAACATATTCCAGTTATGGCGCAGTCTGCGTTTTGGCAGTAATCTGGAAGAATGGTTAGAGAAAAATATATCTGCAGGTAGTTAA
- a CDS encoding 2-hydroxyacid dehydrogenase yields MKLVVYSTKQYDRKHFELLNQKLGLDYHIEFFDFPLSPQTAKNAVGADAVCIFVNDDGGCEVLKELAEMNIKILALRCAGFNNVDLDTAKELGINVVRVPAYSPESVAEHTVGLMLCLNRRIHRAYQRTRDANFSLEGLTGFNMYHRTAGIIGTGKIGLATLRILKGFGMHLLAHDPYPNQEALDLGVKYVDLDTLYAESDVISLHCPMTPENHHLLDETAFSKMKNGVMVINTSRGALIDSIAAINALKQQKIGALGMDVYENERDLFFEDKSNDVIQDDIFRRLSSCHNVLFTGHQAFLTEEALTSISETTLQNIQQLASGESCPNLVG; encoded by the coding sequence ATGAAATTAGTCGTTTACAGTACAAAACAATACGACCGAAAACACTTTGAGTTACTCAACCAAAAACTTGGCCTTGATTACCATATTGAGTTTTTTGACTTTCCCCTCAGTCCACAAACCGCGAAAAATGCCGTTGGTGCAGATGCTGTTTGTATTTTCGTTAATGATGATGGTGGATGCGAGGTTCTGAAAGAGCTGGCAGAAATGAACATTAAAATCCTGGCATTACGTTGTGCCGGCTTTAATAATGTCGATCTGGATACTGCCAAAGAACTGGGTATTAACGTTGTTCGTGTTCCGGCTTATTCACCGGAATCTGTTGCCGAACATACAGTCGGATTGATGCTATGTCTGAATAGACGTATCCACCGAGCCTATCAACGCACTCGGGATGCCAATTTCTCTCTTGAAGGGCTGACAGGCTTCAACATGTATCACCGCACCGCAGGTATTATCGGTACTGGAAAAATCGGTCTTGCAACCTTAAGGATCCTAAAAGGCTTTGGTATGCATTTACTGGCACATGATCCCTATCCAAATCAGGAAGCATTAGACCTTGGTGTGAAATATGTGGATTTAGATACTTTGTATGCTGAATCTGATGTGATCTCACTACACTGTCCAATGACACCTGAAAACCATCACTTACTGGATGAAACAGCGTTCAGTAAAATGAAAAATGGTGTGATGGTCATCAACACCAGCCGGGGTGCTTTAATTGATTCTATTGCCGCTATCAACGCATTGAAACAGCAAAAAATCGGGGCATTGGGGATGGACGTATATGAAAACGAGCGCGATTTATTCTTTGAAGATAAATCAAACGACGTTATTCAAGATGATATTTTTCGTCGTTTGTCTTCCTGCCATAATGTTTTGTTCACAGGCCATCAGGCATTTTTGACAGAAGAAGCATTAACCAGTATCAGTGAAACAACGTTACAAAATATCCAACAACTCGCTTCTGGTGAATCCTGCCCGAATCTTGTTGGATGA
- a CDS encoding META domain-containing protein, whose protein sequence is MNRAIPLAVATLLLTACQSTGVSATGNITAKDLQHRNFALVSVNDEDVSNKEDTKLSITFGDKMFVSGTMCNNFMGEGKLKDNVLTISKLSSSQIFCVNEKLNKWDQVMVDILTQGARVSLKDKQLMLTNKRNKLVYTLKEPVQ, encoded by the coding sequence ATGAACAGAGCGATTCCATTAGCGGTCGCCACCTTGCTACTTACAGCATGTCAATCTACGGGGGTCAGTGCCACAGGAAATATTACTGCTAAAGATTTACAACACCGTAATTTTGCTTTGGTTAGTGTTAATGATGAGGATGTCTCCAATAAAGAAGATACAAAATTGTCCATTACGTTTGGTGACAAAATGTTTGTTTCCGGGACAATGTGTAACAACTTTATGGGAGAGGGAAAATTAAAGGATAATGTTTTAACAATAAGTAAATTAAGCAGTTCTCAGATATTCTGTGTCAATGAAAAACTCAACAAATGGGATCAGGTCATGGTTGATATTCTGACCCAGGGTGCAAGAGTGAGTTTAAAAGACAAGCAATTAATGTTGACGAATAAAAGAAACAAGCTGGTTTATACTTTGAAGGAACCTGTTCAATAA
- the ghoS gene encoding type V toxin-antitoxin system endoribonuclease antitoxin GhoS, with amino-acid sequence MASYLIRVELYGTGSTGYEKLYKRMTANKFSRSIRFPNGKWHRLPSGTYVGNSSLGSLQLAEKIKSIAKSYSSKEPSIFVCTYSNWSAALYPDKEHPEN; translated from the coding sequence ATGGCAAGTTATTTAATTCGTGTGGAACTGTATGGCACGGGATCTACAGGATATGAAAAGCTGTATAAGAGAATGACAGCAAATAAATTCAGTAGATCTATACGCTTCCCTAATGGAAAGTGGCATCGTCTTCCAAGTGGAACTTATGTTGGCAATTCTTCATTAGGATCCCTTCAACTGGCAGAAAAAATCAAATCCATTGCCAAGTCTTATTCAAGCAAAGAACCATCTATATTTGTCTGTACTTACAGTAACTGGAGTGCAGCATTGTATCCTGACAAGGAACACCCTGAAAATTGA
- a CDS encoding YcgN family cysteine cluster protein has translation MFQPFWQVKTLEQMTDQEWETLCDGCGQCCLHKLMDEDTDEIYFTNVACNQLNIKTCQCKNYEDRFSYEPDCIKLTRENMVTFEWLPKTCAYRLIEEGKNLLPWHPLVSGSKSAMHAERISVRHIAVRESDVVDWEDHILNRPE, from the coding sequence ATGTTTCAACCTTTCTGGCAGGTAAAGACCCTGGAGCAAATGACCGATCAAGAGTGGGAAACACTGTGTGATGGCTGTGGTCAGTGTTGTTTGCATAAGTTAATGGATGAAGATACTGACGAAATTTATTTCACTAATGTTGCCTGCAACCAACTGAATATCAAAACCTGTCAATGCAAAAATTATGAAGATCGTTTCAGTTATGAACCTGATTGTATCAAATTGACCCGTGAAAATATGGTGACATTTGAATGGCTACCGAAAACGTGCGCCTACCGTCTGATTGAAGAAGGAAAAAATCTTCTGCCCTGGCATCCGTTAGTAAGCGGCTCAAAGTCAGCGATGCACGCAGAGCGTATTTCCGTCAGGCACATTGCTGTGCGTGAATCCGATGTAGTGGACTGGGAAGATCATATTTTAAATAGACCTGAATAA